The genomic stretch CTATGACATGTCTGAAAATTTAAGGAGTCGTATATTCGAAGTGATTTAACAAGAACTCATTCTTTTGGCACATTAAGAGACATTAACTTATAACAGTAATGTGTATTTTGTAGGCACACCACGTCTAGAACACTTTATTACAAATAATACCGTCACAGTGTCTTGGACGAATCATTTTAAATCTCAACAACCAATATACTACGAGGTGTCAGCAGGAACGAAGTTTGGTGGAGCAGACATTATACAATGGCAGGAAACTACGAATACATTATTGAATTTGACATTCCTCcgaaaataagatttacaaaagGGTTGATGATTTATCTTACCGTTAGTGGAATATCTGCAAATGGAATGGGCGAAGTCATCAATGCTGTTGTTCAAATTTGAAACTTTATGTAATGTGACAAGTTTTAGCATGTAACTTTAGACAAATGACATATTGATACTTTTTAAATTCATGGCTCtgtgaatttttaaattttgatttcagtTGATTGTATTATAAGACttcaattttaaaacaagaatttgctgaataaaaaatttaaatagctCATAGCTTTCTTACtagtaaaatattatgttttctcCACATTGCAAAGAAATATACGCGTTATTCCATGTTATGCAAACAATGATTTATAATAGTTATTGTGATCTGTTCTTTTCACTCATACTGTCGTGTTTCCGGAAATGAAACGGAGTTCACGTCTTTGTTTTTTATCTTCTTGTTATATACACTTATTTTTATATCCGGCACGTTTGGAAAATGTGTTCACgcaaaattttgtacaatttctCATGAAATTTGTAACTTCACGACACCAAAGCGTAAGTTAAAATGTagcatatttttctttacatatgtATAAACCTTCTCTGACAAGTATATTATTTTAAGTCGTCTTAAACAGTTGACAAACATTCTTTTTGGTCATTTTACATGAACTGTTTATCATACCTTTTGTTTACTTAATTCTTATATCCAGTGTGCTGTTTTGTATTTCCTTTGCTTTGATTAAGATGTTTTCTCTTGAGAAGTATTTAATTTGCGTTTTTTATTGTAAACTACTCACTTCGAATCGTGAAAAAAGACGACTATTTTCTACTGTAAACCACAAGCATGTGTGCTACTGTTTTTTTACTGTAActgaattattttattaaatctaTTATGAACTGTGAATTTGCTTAGACTATTATGACAATCATTGTATAACACAAGTTGAATATTGAACATTTcatttgacaaaaagaaaaaagatgatTTAAAACCAAATATTGTGTTTTTAGCATTGATACTTTATTGTGTACTGTTATGCTAAATTTTTGTAATGCTATTTGTTAGTAAGAAttgcttattttgtatttttcagtttttcaccCTCTCCGGAGGTTTGTTTATCAAGTAAAGAATTTGAAGTCTTATTAGTCTTTCTTGTGAGCCATAACAGTGAAAAAGCTTCGACCAGTTGTGACAATGGCAACCTACCGAGAACTAAAACAGCATGAACAGATAGACTTCACTCAGATAAAACCGAGTCGTTCAGTTTCAAATCACAGTCACTTATCAAGTAAATCtgatatattaagaaaaaaagcaCAATTAGAGACGAAGGTTAAATACAGTGCAAAACAGGCTAATCTTATAAGACAAAAGGCAGCCCTAGAGGCAGAATTAAGTATCCTTCAGATTAAAGAAGAGACTGAGGTGTTGGAGTCAGAGATCAGGATATTGGAAAATGAGTCCATGGTAGGAGAGGATGACGATCTAGACTCTGTATCTGAATTTCAAAAAGAACGAACAAAAGAATATGTTCAAAATCTACATATACCAGATACAAAACCAATTGCAATAGTGAATACACCAGAAAAGCAATCTCCACAACTTAGCGCATATGCAAATACATCTACACCATATGTGCCTCCTAATGTTAACAACAATAATTCACAAATGGAACTGTGTAATTTGATCACAAAGATGATGGCTCGGAAGGATATTGTTTTATCACGACTTATCAAATACAATGATAGCCCATTACAGTTCCTATCTTGGAAAGAGACATTTAAAGATGTTATGAAAGAACTTAGTGTGACTCCTTCAGAAGAGTTGAATCTTCTCATAAAATGGCTTGGTCCAGATTCAGCAAGATAAGCAGAAAGTATCAAAGCTGCCAGTGCTAGTGATCATGTTGGTGGTTTACACAAAATTTGGGACCGATTGGACGTTCGGTATGGAAGTCCAGAATTGATTGAGCAATGCTTAAAAACCAAACTTTCCGAAGTTAACCAATACTGCCAAAGATTATGAACGCCTGTATGAACTATATGACATATTATGTGAAATccaatttgttaaaaacaatcCACAATATTCACAAGTTCTCGCTTATTATGACTCCTCAACTGGCGTTAATCAGATCGTAAATTGTCTTCCTCATAACTTACAGGAAAAATGGTCAACAGAAGCTATTAAATACAAGAAAAGGCACAATATGTTGTACCCGCCATTCTCATTCTTTGTTGATTTTACTTATGACATGGCAAAATGGCGTACAGATCCGAGTTTTCAGTTTGCTCCGCAAACAAATAAAACTTCTAATCCTGCTAGTATGCAATCTAATTTGCGTGTATCTACTAGAAAAACTGATGTATACACAATAGATGAAAAGCAAGTTTGTCCTATTCATGGCACAACTCACGATCTCAATGAATGTAGAGCTTTCCGTCAAAAGCCAATGACTGAACGTATGGACTTGTTACAGAAAAATAGGCTTTGCTTTCGTTGCTGCAGTCTTAAGAAACATTTACAAAGAAGCTGTAGAGAaaatatacattgtaatatttgtaaaaGTTCAAATCATCCAACAGCTTTACACATTTACTAACAAGACCAAAACATAGATCCATATAACGGCTCTCAATCTGTAAATGACTGTGAAAGTGAGAAGATTCACGAAGGGGAGCTTAATAACCTATCACATGTATCAGCTATTTGTACAAAGATTTGTGGAAATCCGTTGAGTAGTAGCAAGTCTTGTGCTAAGATTTTGCCAATTTATGTTTatccaaaaaataaaacacacatgGCTCAGAAAGTATATGCAATCATAGATGATCAAAGTACTCATTCATTAGGTACATCAAAGTTTTTCGATATATTTAATGAGAATGCTgaacatataaattttacattatcATCATGCTCAGGCAAAGTATCTACAATGGGTAGAGTAGCAAGACATTATACAATTGAAGCGTTAGATCATATTACTTCTATAAACATTCCATCACTAATTGAATGCAACGACATACCAAACAACCGTGATGAGATACCATCACCAGAAGTGGCAGCTAGTCATGATCATCTTAACAACATAGCGTCGCACATACCACCCATTGACCAGAATATCAAAATTGAATGACTTATTGGTAGAGATGCGATTCAAGCCCATCACGTTCTTGATCAACGCTTGGGAGGTGACAACTTGCCCTATGCTCAAAAGTTGCCATTAGGGTGGGTGATCGTATGAGAATCTTGTCTCGGTCAGATTCATCGAACTGAAACTgtaactgtaaacaaaacttttattttgccAGATGGACGCACCTCTCATTTTCAACCTTGTGCAAATGCTTTTACTGTAAAACCTGAATCTATCTTTGAGAGAACACCTTACGATGAAACTATTGGACCTTCAATCGAGGACAAACTATTTATAGAATTGATGGATTCTAAAGTGAAACAAGGGTCAGATAATCGGTGGACTGCACCTCTTCCGTTTCGCAAAGACAGACCTGTGATGCCTAATAATAGAGTACAAGCAGTGCAGAGAGTTAATTCGTTGGAACGTAGTCTTCGCATGAACCCTAACAAAAAAGAGCATATACTTGAATTCATGAATAAGATGTTTGTGAACAAACATGCTGAGAAGGCACCAAATCTACCCATAGGAAATGAATGTTGGTATCTTCCCTTTTTTGGGGTATATCATCCAAAAAAACCTGGAAAAGTGAGAATTGTTTTTGATTCGTCAGCTAAGTTTAGCGGAACTTCATTGAATGATGTCTTAATAAAAGGACCAGATCTAACAAACAATTTATTAGGTGTTTTACTTAGATTCCGTAAAGAGGCTGTAGCAGTGACAGCAGACGTAGAACAAATGTTTTACAACTTTAAGGTAACAGATTCACATAGAGACTATTTGCGTTTTGTATGGCATGAAAACAATGAAGTTCATCGCCCTCTTATTGATTACAGAATGACTGTACATGTTTTTGGGAATAGCCCTTCTCCCTCTGTTGCCACATATTGTTTAAGGAGAGCAGTGCAAAATGCAGATAATGACATTCAGGACTTTGTTTATAACAACTTTTATGTTGATGATGGGTTGATGTCATGCCCAGATGTTGAGTCCACAGTTGACCGTATGAAGCGAACTCAAAAGGCTCTTGTAGATGGTGGTGGATTGCGACTCCATAAATTTGTGTCGAATAGTAAAGCCGTTCTTCAAAGCTTTCCATCGGAAGACTTATCTTCGGACCTCAAGGACCTGGACCTTGGATCTGAAACTCCTCCTGTACAACGCAGCCTAGGACTTTCATGGGACATTTCTGTCGATCAATTTACATTCAAAGTGTCTTCAGAGAAAAAGCCGTACACTCGCAGAGGTGCATTGTCGGTCATTAATAGCATATTTGACCCTATTGGGTTTGCGTCTCCAATTACAATGAATGGAAAACTAATTCTCCGAGAGATGATGTCAGAATCTGGACCTGCAAATTGGGATAAAGATCTCCCTGATCATTTGAAAGTAAGATGGGAAAATTGGGTATCCTCATTGGTTCATCTTCAAAACTTACAAATACCACGTAGATATTCAGATATATCATTTTTAAACTCTACACATTTGGAGGTTCATGTATTCAGTGATGCGTCAAAGGACGCGATAGCATCTGTGGCTTATTTGAAGTTGTTTGGTGAGAATAAAAGTGAAGTCTCCTTTCTGATGGGCAAAGCTAAAGTGTCGCCAGTACACGGCCACACAATTCCGCGTTTAGAGTTATGTGCAGCTGTCCTTTCCGTCGAGATTGCAGATACTTTGAAAGAACACCTCAAATTAGACTCgacttgttttcatttttatactgACAGTAAGGTTGTTTTAGGTTATTTAACTAATGAAACACGTAGATTTGATGTTTATGTGAGCAACCGAGTTAACCGAATAAGAACATCAAGTTCTCCTAGCCAATGGAGCTACATTTCAACTGATCTGAATCCAGCAGATGTAGCAACAAGAAGCCTTAATACTGTAGATTTACCCAGTTCAGTCTATCTGCAGGGACCAACATTCTTGAGTCAAGATTCAGATATTGGAAAACAAATGTATCCTCTTGTCGACCCAAATGATGATAAAGAAGTCCGTCCGTCTGTAGTTACTAATAAAACTGACATTAATGAGGAAGTAGGATTGTCAAGCAGGTTTTCTCGGCTTGCATCTTGGAAAAGTCTAGTGAGAGCTATTCAGTTTCTTAAAGCGTTTATTAGAAAGTTACATCAAGAGAGTCCACCTTCTCGACAAGAAGTGGAACAATTTATCATCAAAACAGTGCAAGCAGAGGCATTTTCAAACGATATCAATGCAATTAGTTCCGTTGGTCAGTTACTTCCTACATCAAATTTATTGTCGCTTTCACCTGTGTTAGACAAACATAATATTCTTAGAGTTGGTGGACGTATACGACATGCAAAAACTGTTGAGCTACATCTTCAGCCAATAATTATTCCAAAGAAACATCATTTAGCTGTGTTACTGACGCGTCACTATCATGAATTGACATGTCATCAAGGCAGACACATGACTGAAGGAGCCTTGCGTTCAGGAGGCTTTTTGGGTTATAGGCAGTTTCTACAATCATCAGACAATGTGTCACATGTAAGAAATTGCCAGGTCAGTTTAAAGTACAAAAGATGTCTGACCTTCCGGAAGATAGACTCACTCCAGGACCTCCTTTTACCTTTGTGGGAATCGATACTTTTGGACCATACCAAATCATCCatagaaaaactagaggctcatCAATCAATCAGAAAAGATGGGCAATATTATTCACTTGTTTGGTTTCAAGAGCGGTACATATTGAAGTCATAGAAGAAATGAGTAGCGCCAGTTTTATCAATCCATATCGTCGTTTCATTGCTATCAGAGGATCTGTTAAACTTATTCGATCAGATAGAGGAACAAATTTTGTTGGTGCAATACAAGATTTAGGAATCACAGCTGAATTCATTGAAAAGGGCACTGTTGATATAATGCTATCACAATACGGAACTATATGGAAATTCAACCCTCCGCATGCTTCACATTTTGGTGGATCATGGGAAAGGATGATAGGTTTAAGTAGAAGGATTTTAGATTGCATGCTCATTCGTGAGAAAAATAGACTCACACATGAAATTTTAGTTACTCTAATGGCAGAGGTCAGTGTTATTGTGAATTCAAGGCCGTTAGTATCTGTCTCTACTGACCCGGATAACCCGGAAGTATTATCTCCGTCTATGCTCTTAACACACAAGAAAGGACAGGATGAACAAACTATGCTACAATTTGGAACTAAGGACATGCTACGTAGTCAGTGGAAGATGGTTCAAGGACTCGCAGATGAATTCTGGTCAAAATGTAATAAAGAATATTTACATACACTTCAAGTAAGGAAAAAGTGGAAATTGCCGATAAAGGACTTAAATATAGGAGACATAGTTCTCATGAGGGACAAAGAGTTACCAAGACCACAGTGGCCGATGGCAATAGTAACAAAAGTTTTTCCCAGTGCCGACATGAAAATCCGAAAAGTGGAAATTCGAACTATTAGAGACAACAAACCCAGTTCATTCATAAGACCAATTGTTGAACTCATTCCTCTCGTTCTTACTGATCCAAAATGACAGTCAGTTATTTTTGCAACTTTATACCATCTTCTTGTTCAGTACATGTATATTGCTAGATAAgcataaaatttgtatttttttttttgtggtgattttttaaaaatcagaAGGGGAGTGTCGTGTTTCCGGAAATGAAACGGAGTTCACGTCTTTGTTTTTTATCTTCTTGTTATATACACTTATTTTTATATCCGGCACGTTTGGAAAATGTGTTCACgcaaaattttgtacaatttctCATGAAATTTGTAACTTCACGACACCAAAGCGTAAGTTAAAATGTagcatatttttctttacatatgtATAAACCTTCTCTGACAAGTATATTATTTTAAGTCGTCTTAAACAGTTGACAAACATTCTTTTTGGTCATTTTACATGAACTGTTTATCATACCTTTTGTTTACTTAATTCTTATATCCAGTGTGCTGTTTTGTATTTCCTTTGCTTTGATTAAGATGTTTTCTCTTGAGAAGTATTTAATTTGCGTTTTTTATTGTAAACTACTCACTTCGAATCGTGAAAAAAGGCGACTATTTTCTACTGTAAACCACAAGCATGTGTGCTACTGTTTTTTACTGTAActgaattattttattacatctATTATGAACTGTGAATTTGCTTAGACTATTATGACAATCATTGTATAACACAAGTTGAATATTGAACATTTcatttgacaaaaagaaaaaagatgatTTAAAACCAAATATTGTGTTTTTAGCATTGATACTTTATTGTGTACTGTTATGCTAAATTTTTGTAATGCTATTTGTTAGTAAGAAttgcttattttgtatttttcagtttttcaccCTCTCCGGAGGTTTGTTTATCAAGTAAAGAATTTGAAGTCTTATTAGTCTTTCTTGTGAGCCATAACACATACTTACCTGAATATTTAAAACCTAGCTCCATATATATTCTTATCCTACCCCCTATAAATTTATAGGGATATAATTGGTTAAACGACTACATGTGGtgactatgtatatttgatatagggtgtTCTAAAAAATATAAGGTTAGTTACCATGCATGGTTAGTTACAatatggggttagtaaggagttacttcccttacaaaacaaaaaagatggcacaaccctttataaaaacaaaatggtgttacaaaattatgaaaggattcaacagacgaagaaattaatgataaaaggttgaaataaattcaaaaaacataaagctaatatgttgttattgttggcattgaAGAGTTCCTTCCCttttaaaacagaaacaaaaaaaaaaagaaatctggaAGGTTTCAGCAGACGAAGAAATTAATACATTTAATGAACGATTAAAATCAATTCATCAAACAGATTTAAAGTTGAAAAGTTGTTTTGTGGggcattttttttctgtatagacaaatggaagtaggATCTTAATACTAAGTATGGAAGACTTAATCactttgataggtcactagtcacTAAGTACCACTTGTGAAGATAGTCGGTAAAATAAATTCTTTACCAGGTGTTCTAGTGACCCAATACGTTCTcacccatatggaatttactgaccccatatatatcgtattaggtcactaacacactatgtaactgataaaatatttattaattcaaaatcaaaatcagcaAACATATATTCAATAATTTCCATTCAAGTCCTCGCAGTGTTCTGAAAAGTTAATAACTAAATTTTCGTactgaaatataaatgaaaattgatAAGTCCCTATCAAatagcaaattcaaaagctcGAACACTACATGATAGCCATACAGGTAGATTTCTCTACAAAAAAGTAACTTCAAAATTGAAAGTCCTtcatcaaatggaaaaaaaaaaacatcaaacgaatagatagcAACTGTCATAGTCCTAAAGTGGTACAGGTAATTACTTTTGTCGAACATGGTGGATGAATCTGGTGttatagctaaacctctcacgtgaaTGAAGTCACAAAACACTCcattatttttagaataatgtgtgaacaaaacaaatcgaCGTAATAGATAAGAATGTCAAAAATGTGGAACAGCAATCAACAATGTAatctatagtgcctaacaagattttgtgaggtagacgaaattgaccgtaaaacgatcgtattgacttatTTCCTCCAAAAATAGgtagatcggacatattttgactgtATTAATAACTTCCttagtttgggattaattgtaattagcatgttccaatgagactgaaaaatgttgtttttttgttagatgaataataattttacctgacGTAGCCGTGTGTAAAATTATTATTTCGGCATTTCTCGAAAAAATGACTTGTTGATTGGAATAAAcgtcttatttgtaaactttttctgtttttctccgcaattgactattaaaaaataatctatttactgtgtattttgaaaatattgtgaAAATAGGAGAATTGGCATTTCATACCtatactttcattgataaaacataacacgGACTcatccagtgtccagtttgaaggtcattttagttactgtcacattcatgcacgttctgaTTTAATTactagtcatgtatgaaaagtaTAAACAGTTTGAATGTAAACTAGTAATAACTTAACCCAATTAAATTGCGTTATATTTAATAGCAATGACCGGTCCACATTATAATAAgtaataggggtaaactgggtagggagaaaatgtaagatattcaaaattaatttttttgcgataacgaataaaaatttgtCAACCAAAAGTTTTGCTATAATTTTATTAACATGTCGGTCTGTAGTGGTACagttttttatctttcatttatttgtttaaggCCATACAAAGTTTGGGCTTCAAAAGTCCacataattattgactttatacaaaaatttatccttttaaaacataaaatgtttcCAAAACAATACGTTTCTACAAAGTCAAATCATTTctcaaaacactgcaaaaaatttcATTTCGATTGGTACAGAAGTATTGTCATAAACTGCGTTGAAATAAACAGTGGTATAGCAAACATCGAATTCCCTCACGAAATCATGTTAGGCactataatcttaatcactataaaaacaaacaaatatgtcaacaaagataaacaaattGCAGATGGACAATCcagaaaaaagcaaaaataaaaagacaataaaacaaatataaccaCCGCGTAACAACTCATTGACGGGATTTAAAATAACCAAACCGAACTCATATGTCAAAATtaaacagacaaaacagaaaaagaaaaagaccaatacACAAACAATAGTCCATAAAACACAACGTTATAAACTTAAGATAGAACAACACTAAGTCCACCAAAACGTTGGAGTGATATCAGgtaatttgtaatttacaaaGACCAAAAAAAGAAACGCTATTACACTTAATTAGAATGATAAATAACATCAGTACCTAGCATCTATACTAGACCAtgatgtattatttgtgaagttgatactgGATATTTATGAACAAGGTTTAAGTATCCTCCGACTaccaaattttattttacaaaaagtaCGAATCGTTCTTAGACATAAGATAATGACATTGTTGTTGTGGCTGTGCTATATGTGTAAAAGGCCAAATATTCGACTGCAGCAGTCATAACATGTTGCCAGAGAGTTTGCTTGGGAGACATTTGATCAGTCTAGCATCTTTCAGCTGTCTACTGAAAGTTTTTCATACCCACTGATTATTCAAATCACCATGACCTAATTTTACATTTCTGGTACATAATccttatatattaaaatatgttcTTCTAACAGCAACATATTATTCAATGTCACCGCTTGAAAGATGGCAAGAATCACTGCAGTCAAAGTAGTTGATCATCAACTATTCGCAAACGGTTGTCTTCTCTAATCCAAACACGTAAATTTTTCACATGGCACTGCATATATTCAATGCATAATGAGAAATTTGAAATTATCTATATTTCTAATTATTGGGTCCTGTTTGACATCACTGTTGCTGCAATCTTTTTTGTACATTGAAACAAAGAAATGCACAGAAAGAGACTGTTTCTGGAACTTAAATACAATTAATTACTTGTTTGTTTTGCCTTCAAAACTACGTGAGACCAATTATTGCCTGAATAATCCTTCGAATATCTACCCCGTTGTGTAAGCATACAAATCTCGTAACAATTAGAAATTCCAACAGAGGAGAAAGTCTTCACAACAACTGGGAAAAGAACCACGAAACTGCATGCGAAAGatatgtacactttacaatctgGCGAAATAGATGATGGGCCATGATAGCAAAGAGTAAAATTACTCAGAAAAGCCTATATATTCGCATTGACACTTACCTGTTTTTCCATTCCGATATTGATCGACCATCTATTATCTGAAATACCTTACGGCAAGAATTAACACCAGATCACCGGTCACTATCGTTCGAAAGTAATTCTGGTGTGGTTTCATACAAATGTATctacaacaaaaaatataataaaagcatCAACAACTACTGTTGAATCATTACTAGTATTATTTATGGAATGACATCTTTCATGGATTCCGTGTTTATATAGTTAAACCACGAATTAAACTGTTGCTCGTAATGCTTATACGTATTGGTGGTCCGCcttaaaacaaacatgaactcGTTATTATCTTTACTATATGAATTAATACTTTGCGCAGTTTCTACTTTTTTATGGTCTGATCATGTAACATCCAAAATTCTTGGAGGATACTGAGAGCGTGTTAAATGTAGCAGTAATGTTGTGGGGATATATTTGTTAGATTGGACAAACACTTAGTCGTCTACTCCTTCCCTAAAGATAAAGAAACACTAATGCGGCCCGTTCGCAAAGAACATACAAATGTATCGCATAGGAGGCGTTTTTACTGTTGCTTATGTCAAAAGTACTTGTGTTTTGTATTACCAAACTTCCCTGAACCATTGCGAAGTATGTTAATTTTTTAAGCACAAGTAAGGATAAGGTTTATATTTATCATGAAATAACTAttactttattcaaatttaatacaAATGCCTGCAGCTGCAGAATTAAACATAGAAGCAAAGAACTTTTAAATTTGTTGTGTTTTTACTGCAGACACGACCAGTTTTTCTTCTGGTGTATGTCTTATAAATGTTTCACCAGACAACAAGATTATTAAGCAAAGTAAGTTGTTGTAACACTTTATTAACACAAATATGTGCGCTCATTCAAAGCTACAataatacattttcatttatGACGACCCGCAGGCATATTTAAACATTCCGCTTGAAAAGACATGACGGCACGTAACATTTTACCACACAGCTACCCTTGAAGCTTTGTCTCTTCCGGATTCGTATAAGAAAAGCAAGATCACAAATAATactgaaattcgagtaaaatttaaaactgaaagtcTGAAT from Mytilus edulis chromosome 7, xbMytEdul2.2, whole genome shotgun sequence encodes the following:
- the LOC139482933 gene encoding uncharacterized protein, which produces MATYRELKQHEQIDFTQIKPSRSVSNHSHLSSKSDILRKKAQLETKVKYSAKQANLIRQKAALEAELSILQIKEETEVLESEIRILENESMVGEDDDLDSVSEFQKERTKEYVQNLHIPDTKPIAIVNTPEKQSPQLSAYANTSTPYVPPNVNNNNSQMELCNLITKMMARKDIVLSRLIKYNDSPLQFLSWKETFKDVMKELSVTPSEELNLLIKWLGPDSAR
- the LOC139529860 gene encoding uncharacterized protein translates to MDSKVKQGSDNRWTAPLPFRKDRPVMPNNRVQAVQRVNSLERSLRMNPNKKEHILEFMNKMFVNKHAEKAPNLPIGNECWYLPFFGVYHPKKPGKVRIVFDSSAKFSGTSLNDVLIKGPDLTNNLLGVLLRFRKEAVAVTADVEQMFYNFKVTDSHRDYLRFVWHENNEVHRPLIDYRMTVHVFGNSPSPSVATYCLRRAVQNADNDIQDFVYNNFYVDDGLMSCPDVESTVDRMKRTQKALVDGGGLRLHKFVSNSKAVLQSFPSEDLSSDLKDLDLGSETPPVQRSLGLSWDISVDQFTFKVSSEKKPYTRRGALSVINSIFDPIGFASPITMNGKLILREMMSESGPANWDKDLPDHLKVRWENWVSSLVHLQNLQIPRRYSDISFLNSTHLEVHVFSDASKDAIASVAYLKLFGENKSEVSFLMGKAKVSPVHGHTIPRLELCAAVLSVEIADTLKEHLKLDSTCFHFYTDSKVVLGYLTNETRRFDVYVSNRVNRIRTSSSPSQWSYISTDLNPADVATRSLNTVDLPSSVYLQGPTFLSQDSDIGKQMYPLVDPNDDKEVRPSVVTNKTDINEEVGLSSRFSRLASWKSLVRAIQFLKAFIRKLHQESPPSRQEVEQFIIKTVQAEAFSNDINAISSVGQLLPTSNLLSLSPVLDKHNILRVGGRIRHAKTVELHLQPIIIPKKHHLAVLLTRHYHELTCHQGRHMTEGALRSGGFLGYRQFLQSSDNVSHVRNCQVSLKYKRCLTFRKIDSLQDLLLPLWESILLDHTKSSIEKLEAHQSIRKDGQYYSLVWFQERYILKS
- the LOC139482934 gene encoding uncharacterized protein encodes the protein MSSASFINPYRRFIAIRGSVKLIRSDRGTNFVGAIQDLGITAEFIEKGTVDIMLSQYGTIWKFNPPHASHFGGSWERMIGLSRRILDCMLIREKNRLTHEILVTLMAEVSVIVNSRPLVSVSTDPDNPEVLSPSMLLTHKKGQDEQTMLQFGTKDMLRSQWKMVQGLADEFWSKCNKEYLHTLQVRKKWKLPIKDLNIGDIVLMRDKELPRPQWPMAIVTKVFPSADMKIRKVEIRTIRDNKPSSFIRPIVELIPLVLTDPK